The following proteins come from a genomic window of Nicotiana tomentosiformis chromosome 12, ASM39032v3, whole genome shotgun sequence:
- the LOC138903356 gene encoding uncharacterized protein, whose amino-acid sequence MRITLQAKRKLSFVTETCRKELFDDEFHEHCETCNTIVLSWIINRVAPHLFSGIVYASDAHLVWEDLWGCFDKVNRVRIFQLHREIATISQGTDSVSIYFTRLKELWAEYNAMRPSPNCGCAKSKKIVVRFLQQHLLQFLSGLNDSYDQARRQILMKTTEPILNQAYAKIIESKSQLTPPGINSIAEGNDITSLWNAKGTQQKPKRNFDLYCEHCKLKCHTKENCYQLVGYPPNYKGRKKNGATANNVTANNMTSFGRQLDQNSNMILGQHYHGGFIGDSQGFATLDQGQGIMSSVVVGQSATNMNAGASPMDLHIRKVKGIGRIEEDRYHWYSKNKRPLSLVPSVFLKVHDEDELWHKRLGHVSGRILR is encoded by the exons ATGCGTATAACACTTCAAGCCAAACGGAAATTAAGTTTTGTTACCGAAACTTGTAGAAAGGAATTATTTGATGATGAGTTTCATGAACACTGTGAAACATGCAACACGATTGTCCTTTCGTGGATAATAAATAGAGTCGCACCACATCTATTCAGTGGAATTGTCTATGCTTCCGATGCACATCTCGTATGGGAAGATCTATGGGGGTGTTTTGACAAAGTAAACAGAGTACGTATATTTCAGCTACATCGGGAAATTGCAACAATTTCTCAAGGAACAGACTCTGTTTCCATCTACTTCACGAGGCTGAAAGAATTGTGGGCGGAGTATAATGCAATGAGACCTTCTCCAAATTGTGGATGTGCAAAATCCAAGAAAATTGTAGTACGTTTCTTACAACAACATCTGCTTCAATTTCTTAGTGGCTTGAATGACTCGTATGACCAGGCGAGGCGTCAAATTCTCATGAAAACAACAGAACCAATTTTGAATCAGGCATATGCAAAGATTATTGAAAGTAAGAGTCAGTTGACACCACCTGGGATTAATTCCATTGCAGAAGGGAATGACATTACATCACTATGGAATGCAAAAGGCACACAACAGAAACCAAAGAGGAACTTCGATCTATATTGTGAACATTGCAAGTTAAAATGTCATACTAAGGAAAATTGTTACCAATTAGTTGGCTACCCTCCAAACTATAAGGGGAGAAAGAAGAATGGGGCAACTGCTAATAATGTGACTGCCAACAATATGACCTCGTTTGGTAGACAATTGGACCAAAACTCTAATATGATTCTTGGCCAGCATTATCATGGGG GTTTTATTGGTGATAGTCAGGGTTTTGCTACATTGGACCAGGGTCAAGGGATAATGAGCAGTGTTGTTGTAGGCCAAAGTGCCACAAATATGAATGCAGGTGCATCACCTATG GACCTTCACATTAGGAAGGTGAAGGGGATTGGTAGAATAGAAGAAGATCGGTATCATTGGTACTCAAAGAATAAAAGGCCACTATCTCTTGTCCCTTCAGTATTCCTAAAAGTACATGATGAGGATGAGCTATGGCACAAGAGGCTAGGACATGTCTCTGGGAGGATATTGAGATAA